One window of the Anaeromyxobacter dehalogenans 2CP-C genome contains the following:
- a CDS encoding (deoxy)nucleoside triphosphate pyrophosphohydrolase: MRRKIRVVGAMIEQDGRYLITQRPPTASLPLLWEFPGGRVEAGETDPAALARELAEEMGIGVEVGGRVIHVEHAYEAYDIDFCVYRCRLVRGPIQHIRVHDHRWVRPDELDQYEFPPADEKSIAKLLGL, encoded by the coding sequence ATGCGCCGGAAGATCCGCGTGGTGGGAGCGATGATCGAGCAGGACGGGCGCTACCTCATCACCCAGCGCCCGCCCACCGCCTCGCTGCCGCTGCTGTGGGAGTTCCCCGGCGGGCGCGTGGAGGCGGGTGAGACCGACCCCGCGGCGCTGGCGCGCGAGCTCGCCGAGGAGATGGGCATCGGCGTCGAGGTGGGCGGCCGCGTGATCCACGTGGAGCACGCGTACGAGGCCTACGACATCGACTTCTGCGTCTACCGCTGCCGCCTGGTCCGCGGGCCCATCCAGCACATCCGCGTGCACGACCACCGGTGGGTCCGGCCGGACGAGCTCGATCAGTACGAGTTCCCGCCGGCCGACGAGAAGAGCATCGCGAAGCTGCTCGGCCTGTAG
- a CDS encoding MBL fold metallo-hydrolase RNA specificity domain-containing protein, which translates to MTSIRFLGAAGTVTGSRFLVETGSVRVLVDAGLFQGHKELRLRNRAPWPVSPRSLTAVVLTHAHVDHSGALPLLGRQGFRGPVHCTPATRDLAGLLLPDSGRLQEEEARYANRKGYSKHAPALPLYTEQDALEVLPQLAPLQYAEPRQIAPGVTLRLHRAGHILGSALAEVSVGGARGVRLLFSGDLGRYGAPILPDPEPGPAADALVLESTYAGRRHEAGSPAAALAAEVHAVVRSGGALVVPAFAVGRTQEILFTLRELEDRGEIPSVPVFVDSPMAVDATPIYLAHREDHDDETIRRIAAGEEPLRPAKLAFCRSPDQSKAINDVRGPCVILSASGMATGGRVLHHLARRLPDARNTVLLVGFQAGGTRGWRLQNGAETLRIHGEDVPVRARVATLGGFSAHADEAEIRRWLATLPAQPRRTFLVHGEPTALAAAKARMDEMGWPALVPSHLEEVRL; encoded by the coding sequence ATGACGTCCATCCGCTTCCTCGGCGCGGCAGGCACGGTGACGGGCTCACGGTTCCTGGTGGAGACCGGCTCGGTCCGGGTCCTGGTGGACGCCGGGCTGTTCCAGGGCCACAAGGAGCTGCGCCTCCGGAACCGCGCCCCCTGGCCGGTCTCCCCGCGATCGCTGACGGCGGTGGTCCTGACGCACGCGCACGTGGACCACAGCGGGGCGCTGCCGCTGCTGGGGCGCCAGGGCTTCCGCGGCCCGGTCCACTGCACCCCGGCCACCCGCGACCTGGCGGGCCTGCTCCTCCCCGACTCCGGGAGGCTCCAGGAGGAGGAGGCGCGCTACGCCAACCGGAAGGGCTACTCGAAGCATGCGCCCGCCCTCCCCCTCTACACCGAGCAGGACGCGCTCGAGGTCCTGCCCCAGCTCGCGCCGCTGCAGTACGCCGAGCCTCGCCAGATCGCGCCCGGCGTGACCCTCCGCCTCCACCGCGCCGGGCACATCCTGGGCAGCGCGCTGGCGGAGGTGAGCGTGGGGGGCGCGCGCGGGGTGCGGCTCCTGTTCAGCGGCGACCTGGGCCGCTACGGCGCCCCCATCCTCCCGGACCCGGAGCCCGGGCCCGCCGCCGACGCGCTGGTGCTCGAGAGCACCTACGCCGGCCGGCGCCACGAGGCGGGATCGCCCGCCGCGGCGCTCGCGGCCGAGGTCCACGCCGTCGTCCGCTCCGGCGGCGCGCTGGTCGTGCCGGCGTTCGCGGTGGGGCGCACCCAGGAGATCCTGTTCACGCTGCGTGAGCTGGAGGACCGCGGCGAGATCCCGTCCGTCCCGGTGTTCGTGGACTCGCCCATGGCGGTGGACGCGACGCCGATCTACCTGGCGCACCGCGAGGACCACGACGACGAGACCATCCGGCGCATCGCGGCCGGCGAGGAGCCGCTCCGGCCCGCGAAGCTGGCGTTCTGCCGCAGCCCGGACCAGTCGAAGGCCATCAACGACGTGCGCGGCCCGTGCGTCATCCTGTCGGCCTCGGGCATGGCCACCGGCGGCCGGGTGCTCCACCACCTGGCGCGCCGCCTCCCCGACGCGCGCAACACCGTCCTGCTGGTGGGCTTCCAGGCCGGCGGCACCCGCGGCTGGCGCCTGCAGAACGGCGCCGAGACGCTGCGCATCCACGGCGAGGACGTGCCGGTGAGGGCGCGCGTCGCGACGCTCGGCGGCTTCTCGGCCCACGCCGACGAGGCGGAGATCCGGCGCTGGCTCGCCACGCTCCCGGCGCAGCCGCGCCGGACGTTCCTGGTGCACGGCGAGCCGACGGCGCTGGCCGCGGCCAAGGCGCGGATGGACGAGATGGGCTGGCCCGCGCTCGTCCCCTCGCACCTCGAGGAGGTCCGGCTGTGA
- a CDS encoding patatin-like phospholipase family protein yields MTGGERGRTALVLSGGGARGAYEAGVVRYLREELAPELGYQPRFDVLSGTSIGAVNACVMASTADVPAQQGVALAAAWRSLKLEKVFHWSALNLAALPGYVVRQLRATRMRHLSWRLSDFVFPEALAQLVHHRIDWPRLHRNVRDGHVGALTVSATDLGTGRAVVFVESLRALPEWSRDPLVEARACAIGPAHALASGAIPLLFRPVRIEDSWFVDGSVRQNTPLAPALRLGAERVLVIALRAEGRKAERAPRLHPEEVPTTAAQLGRLLNALLLDHADYDIDRLRHVNAMMDRAEQVFGPGFAEQLASISARELGAPFRRVRELVIRPSRDIGVLAHEHAARRVRHLRPGTLAARLLRRAAADTEAAADGAADLASFLLFDGDFADELMALGHADARRSREALRAFFAEPAAAGARTA; encoded by the coding sequence GTGACCGGCGGGGAGCGCGGGCGCACCGCGCTGGTCCTGTCCGGCGGCGGGGCGCGGGGCGCGTACGAGGCCGGCGTGGTCCGCTACCTGCGCGAGGAGCTCGCGCCCGAGCTCGGGTACCAGCCGCGCTTCGACGTCCTCTCCGGCACCAGCATCGGCGCGGTGAACGCCTGCGTGATGGCCTCGACCGCGGACGTCCCCGCGCAGCAGGGCGTCGCGCTCGCCGCCGCCTGGCGCAGCCTCAAGCTGGAGAAGGTGTTCCACTGGAGCGCCCTCAACCTGGCCGCCCTGCCCGGCTACGTGGTCCGCCAGCTCCGCGCCACGCGGATGCGCCACCTGAGCTGGCGCCTGTCCGACTTCGTGTTCCCGGAGGCCTTGGCGCAGCTGGTCCACCACCGGATCGACTGGCCGCGCCTGCACCGCAACGTGCGCGACGGCCACGTGGGCGCGCTCACCGTCAGCGCCACCGACCTCGGCACCGGCCGCGCGGTGGTGTTCGTGGAGAGCCTGCGCGCGCTGCCCGAGTGGAGCCGCGATCCGCTGGTCGAGGCCCGCGCCTGCGCCATCGGACCGGCCCACGCGCTCGCCTCGGGCGCGATCCCGCTGCTGTTCCGCCCGGTCCGCATCGAGGACTCCTGGTTCGTGGACGGCAGCGTCCGCCAGAACACGCCGCTCGCGCCCGCGCTCCGCCTGGGCGCCGAGCGCGTGCTCGTGATCGCGCTCCGGGCCGAGGGGCGCAAGGCGGAGCGGGCGCCCCGCCTTCACCCGGAGGAGGTGCCCACCACCGCCGCGCAGCTCGGGCGGCTGCTGAACGCCCTGCTGCTCGACCACGCCGACTACGACATCGACCGCCTCCGCCACGTGAACGCGATGATGGACCGCGCCGAGCAGGTGTTCGGCCCGGGCTTCGCCGAGCAGCTCGCCTCGATCTCCGCCCGCGAGCTGGGCGCGCCGTTCCGCCGGGTGCGCGAGCTCGTGATCCGGCCGTCCCGCGACATCGGCGTCCTCGCGCACGAGCACGCCGCCCGCCGGGTCCGGCACCTGCGCCCCGGCACGCTGGCGGCGCGCCTGCTGCGCCGGGCCGCCGCCGACACGGAGGCCGCGGCCGACGGCGCCGCCGACCTGGCCAGCTTCCTGCTGTTCGACGGCGACTTCGCCGACGAGCTCATGGCGCTCGGCCACGCCGACGCGCGCCGGAGCCGCGAGGCCCTGCGCGCGTTCTTCGCCGAGCCGGCCGCCGCCGGGGCGCGCACCGCATGA
- a CDS encoding homocysteine S-methyltransferase family protein encodes MTRATPPVPFERPTLLDGAMGTALLDAGLPAGALPEAWVLERPEAIAAVHAAHAAAGAGVVLTCTFNAAGPRLDALVPADRVGALCAAAVRLARRAAPRARVAGDLGPTALYGPGRPAPDAGAVRARYARAAEALAAAGADLLWVESQWDLAEARLALDAARAAGLPVVVTFALGEEAGRLAAPDGTPAEALLEAVAEAGAAAAGVNCVPAGAALAALAGWAARRLPAPFVAKPSPGLPGAVLGPDAFAEALRPAVEAGLSVAGGCCGAGPAHLAALGRLLARPRAG; translated from the coding sequence ATGACGCGCGCCACGCCGCCCGTGCCCTTCGAGCGCCCCACCCTGCTCGACGGGGCCATGGGCACGGCGCTCCTCGACGCCGGCCTCCCCGCCGGCGCGCTGCCCGAGGCGTGGGTGCTCGAGCGGCCCGAGGCGATCGCCGCGGTCCACGCCGCCCACGCCGCGGCCGGCGCCGGGGTGGTGCTCACCTGCACGTTCAACGCGGCCGGCCCGCGCCTCGACGCGCTCGTCCCGGCGGACCGGGTCGGCGCGCTCTGCGCCGCCGCGGTGCGCCTCGCGCGCCGGGCCGCCCCCCGCGCGCGCGTGGCCGGCGACCTCGGGCCCACCGCGCTCTACGGCCCCGGCCGGCCGGCCCCCGACGCCGGCGCCGTGCGCGCGCGCTACGCCCGGGCCGCCGAGGCGCTCGCCGCCGCCGGGGCCGACCTGCTCTGGGTCGAGTCGCAGTGGGACCTCGCCGAGGCGCGCCTCGCGCTCGACGCCGCGCGCGCCGCCGGCCTGCCGGTGGTGGTGACGTTCGCGCTGGGTGAAGAGGCCGGCCGGCTCGCGGCGCCCGACGGGACGCCGGCCGAGGCGCTCCTCGAGGCGGTCGCGGAGGCCGGCGCCGCGGCGGCGGGGGTGAACTGCGTGCCGGCGGGAGCGGCGCTGGCCGCGCTCGCCGGCTGGGCCGCGCGGCGCCTGCCGGCGCCGTTCGTGGCGAAGCCCAGCCCCGGGCTGCCCGGCGCGGTGCTCGGGCCCGACGCGTTCGCGGAGGCGCTGCGGCCCGCGGTCGAGGCGGGCCTGTCCGTCGCCGGCGGCTGCTGCGGCGCCGGGCCCGCGCACCTGGCGGCGCTCGGGCGCCTGCTCGCGCGGCCCCGGGCCGGCTAG